The Caenorhabditis elegans chromosome I genome includes the window acaaattcttgaatttcgTAAAGTGTGTCGGCAATCATTCCAGCCACTCGGGAatccatctgaaaaaaaatcaaaaataaatttttctagaatatattttttaacccACCAATTGGCTCATTGTGAATTGTAGAAGGCGAGTTTGATGTTTCATGTAAATCTTGTACGCCTTCGGCACTTTCACCAACAAACGGAGCATCGAAGCCGCTCTTCGGAGCATTCCAACAGATGTTCCCATGAGTTCTGGATTGTCACGAAGGGCAGCCATTCCATGAGCTTGCATTACTTGATGCATATTCTGATCGGCTGAATCGATGAATAGAATGAGATGGGCTATGGCAGAAGTTTCCATTGCACATATGTAACATACAGCTTCAGAAGCGATGCAAAGAGCATTCAGTATCACAATTGcgaattctctgaaaaagatatattttggaaacattttttaaataatattttgaaaaaagttgaaatttttaattcaaaaaacgtgATCTTATTTCAACTCTTGctaattgaaaagaaaacaaaccTATAATGAGTTTCCTCATTCATTGTGAGCAATCTCGTCAGTATATGCACAAATTGTTCGACACGTGACCAGCTTCCCGTGGAGAGGAACATGTCGACATTTCGTTCAATCACAACCATTTTGCACATAATTTCCAACGAGTAATCTCTCGGCGACACCGGACATGGAATCGACGAGTCTGTCGCTTCGGGAACTCTTGACACGGACCATCTCAGTAATCCATCATAAATCGGGTATGCAATCGCATCAGGCAAATCAACAAGATTCAACGAGACACTCATATGAGTAAGCATCACGAATGCATCATCTCTCAATTGATTCGCCGTTTCCACCATCTGAGCAGTCGTTGCATCGACTTCATCGAGTACAGACTTCTCCTTGGCGCGTTTTTCATCTGCTGACAGTTGTTTTGGTGCAGTTTTCAATTCTTCAGCACTCATAACTATTCCAGGTCGCTTTGATGAAATCTTGTGCTCCTTGACATTTAGCTTTAAAAGCCGTCCAATAATAAACAACAGGGCCTCATTTCTAGCCATCAGAACATCACTTCCAGCAACAAACGAGAAACCTCGTAGAATATTCGACAGAGCAAGTGCTCTATGAGCAAGTTCTTCCATTGCTTGACTTTTAGGTGATAGTGCAGTGGGCCTGGGCCACGCGAGCTCAACCTCATGCTTACAATCAGATAACTCGTCTGGACGAGCTCCACGCATCAGAAGAACATCCTTTTTCTCCTCAGCTACCTcatcttcaatttctttctTCACCTCCACAGTATCAATCGTTTCTGTTGATTCTGTTTCGAGATCATCCAAATATTTGGAGAAGACAGGTCGTGGACGAGTCTTTTCGTGAAGAAGTTTGTCTCGAAGACGTGTAGCAATTCGTTCAGCGAGTCCACCTCCTAATCCAACAGAATTTCGATCTTCTACATAAGCGGAACTGATCGAATGATCAACCATCGCATCAGAGTTCTTCTCACCGCTTTCTCGAGAAAATCGTTTTCGAAGAGCAGTTGGAATGGATTCATCACGGAAATGCACTTGAAGACCATTTCTTgacatctaaaaattaattttgttgaaaagtttttcccacaatttaaaatctattttttccataaattttgaaaaaaaaaagtttttaaaaaactcaccataGTGAAAGTTGCAGTTTTATCACTGCCTTTCCTTGGAACCACAGGCATTTTCTCGATAATCGATTTAATTCCTCCATCTTTTTCGgctttcatcattttttccacAGTCTCTTTCGACTCATCCATAATAATCGGTTTTCCAGGTTCGGTAAGTTGAAATTCGGCCGGATACATAATGGAAAGTGTTGCGTAAAGATGCTCAACAATAACATTAACTAGTCCTGGCATTTGTTGAAGTGTTGGATGAGGATTTGTATCATCATAGAGCAACACATTTAAAGCATTTATCGCCCAAATAGCTTCAGCATCAAGTCCCGAACGAAGTGACATAATCAATCGTCGTGGTGTCGCGTTGATCAGTTCTCGTGCGTAAACTTTCCGCCGTTTCACTTGATTCTGTGATGTTGCAGTGGCTTCAATGCATCCTGGAGGATACTGATGCTGTTGCTGACTGATTACGTGATGCGCATGGGACATTGATGAAGATGGTGCATGTGCTGGCCCTGGAGTCGCCAACGTGTTCGCAAGATAACTTCCTGTCGTGGGAGTCGGCTGAGTTGATGTAGATGGTGCAACAACGGGCATTGTAGAAGAGAGCGGTTGCGGAGTTGGCGCTGATGCTCGAGACGGTGGAGCCGCTGGAATacagaaataaattttccaacaaatttattaaacgcgtaaatatttaattttcacgttttttacttttttttttatcaataaaaatattttgaactttacATTCAACTTTACttataaacattattttatttctcaatttctaaacttcaaaaaacaacttacGAGTTCCATATCTCGGTTGCTTCCCATTGGATCCTGCAGCACCAGATGGAGACGGTGCTCCCTGAGCCGGTGGCGGCGGTGGCATACGATTTTGTGGGGGACCTGGTGGCACTGGTCCACCTGGATATGGATATGGTGGTCGTGGTCCTCCAGGAGCTCCTTGCTGCTGTTGTTGCtgatgttgttgttgttgatgaTACCGTTGTTGTTGCCATGCGAGATATTGTGCATGTTGAGGATGTTGAGGATGACTCGGATGGAATCCAGCAGGTGGTGGTGCTCCTGGCGGATACCCGTACGGTGCTCCTGGGGGTGGAGCAAACCCTGCTGGTGGTCTCATAGCACCCGGTGGCCCATATCCAGGATATCCTGGATAAGGACCTGGATGTTGTTgaggtcctggtggtcctggcgGTCCTTGTGGAGGCTGTTGAGGTTGAGGTGGCTGCACAGAAGTTGGTGGAGGTACACTTGTCGACGGAGCAGGCGTATCGGACGGAGTACTAGAAGTTGGTTCTCCAGGTGTTGATGTTTCACTACTTGTCGTTGTTTGAGcatcagcagcagcagaagCACTTGGAATAGTTGAACTATCCGGTGTTGCACTCGGTCCGGGGCCAGCACTGGGAGCTCGACTGCCTGCTTGACTTCCTCCGGCGACTGATGCTGGTTCGACGTGCAATGTTGTTGAGGCTGACGCAGAAGCAGGCGTCGGTGGTTGATTTGAAGCTGATGGAGTTGCTGGTTGAGTATTGGCGCCACTGGTTGGTGCAGCTTGCGACGAAGATGCTGCCTGAGGAGCTGGTGTCGTTGATGGAGCCGGAGTAGATGCTTGTTGAGCTTGAGCAGCTTGAGCCTGAGCAGCAGCTTGTTGCTGAGCATGATGATGTGCGGCAGCGGCTTGTTGATGAGCATACCACTGTCTTTGATGTTCATCCATTTCTTGCATATGCTGTGGCATTGGTGCTCTCATAGCTTGAGGTCCCGGTGGAGGACCCCCAGGTCCACCTGGAGGCCTCTGATGTCCTGGATATTGACCAGGGGAGAAAGCATTCATATGTTGTGGTGGGTATCCAGGATGACCAGGATGTGGTGGCATCATACCATGTTGCTGGTAATAGTGATAATTCGGATCCATTCCAGGATGTCCAGGGAACTGAGGTGGCCCTCCTGGTGGTCCACCTGGTGCTccatttcctgaaaaattgaaaatattagatATGAGattttacaaattatttttttttaatactgaaATCTGATCTACCTAATGGGTGATACCCTGGTGGAAAGAATCCACGACCACGATAAAATTGTTCACTACGAGAAATATGTCCATGTGATGGTCCTGGTTGTGGCGGATAAACTGGCGGATAGCCTGGCATAGGATAATTTGAAGGAGATCTTTGAGGAGTGGCTCCGGGAGAGGGTTGACCGGAGCCGTGTGGGACTTGTAAGTAACCATTCTGATGTGGTCCATTAGCCGATTGAGGTGGTGGCATTGGCCACCAAGTCGCTGATACATGCGCCATTCTCATCAAATCCTGATGCTGATTGAGCTGTGTCGGCGGAGGAACAATATCAAGTTGTGATTGAATATGTGGCGGTAATTGATGAGACGTTTGAGAAGTGGATGGGGTGGTGGATCGTGTTGTTGACTTCGACGAAcgtccaccaccacctccgcCTCGTTTGCCTCTCGTCGACACTTTGAGAAGCACGAAACTGAGCACTAGGTGCTATGAACCCTGATgagtaattttttgtagatcaaaaatttaaagaaaagaTGCGATTAATTCAATAATGAGtagaaaacaccaaaaaaatctcaaaatgcaCCCAAACGGTAGATGAGCGATAGATGAAAGAAAGAGAGGGTGAGAGAGTGCGAACCATaataaatgggcggagccatCACAGATACAGAAAGCCTTAGCACAGAAAGCGACTGACAAAGGAACGTGAGAGACTGAGCGTAGGAGATTTCAGACAAGCAGACACATCAAAACATCGACGAAAATGCtgaagaaaaataggaaaaaagagaaggaaaaaagatAGAGGAGAGGAAGGAATATCGGCTGGAGGCGTGGCTTGTTGTTGTAGAAGAGCGACAGCACCTCGAGAAAGAAACTGACAGGCAAGCGTCATCTTAGTAGCAACCAGTAGTAGTAGTGCATCTCGTTGACACAAAAATGAGTGATTTAGTGCGAAAATATTGGAGAATAAAAGAAGCGAGGGcgcagaaaaatgttaaattggTAGTTGAAGAAACTATCCCCCTCCAAGGTGATAGGTATGTGATAAGCGAAACAACAACACGAAGAAGGAAAGAGTGTGAGTTAGAAAGAGAGCGATGGTGAGAAAAGGACATATCAGTAGCGTAACAGATTTTCACGACAGATATGAAATCTTTACTCCAATTCCCAATTCTCAATTCTCAATTCCACTTTGTTGCTATCAGCTAATCAGCTAAATTCTTCGAACAAATTTCCGTAAGTTATTCTAGATTCTAATAGAATGGATAAACTttacaaactgaaaaataaacaaaataaattgtttttcataaaaaatcgcttgaatctttttttggatcaaagacatcaaaaatgcaaaagaaaTACAAAACTCCATCAGTAACATTCGTAAGGGACCAGTGAATCACCGacggcgctacagtaacctaggTAGTAATACAAATATTACAAACCCTAACAGTTTCTTGCTAGAAATGAGACAAACGACAAAAGAGATAGATGAAAATGTCATGGTATCATCACATCATTATTGTCGACGTAAGATagagaaagagaagaaaaaggaaaatatatCTTTCTCAAAACTACCTATATCCTACCATCATCACCATTATCCGCTGTGACggaacaagaagaagaagaaaaaaaccgagaagAAGGCAACGCCGACTGCTGAGTCGCTGATAAGAGGTGGAATAGAGAGGGGAAGAGAGGGAGTAAGAGCTCTCAGTTTTCCTCCACAAAAGAGCCCCcatacatatacacaccatgCATATACACAACTACTGATAACAAGAAAGAAGGGAGGAAAAGGTGATGACGACGAGACGAGAAGCAAAGTgtgtgagagagagagaaaggaaaagagaaagaagtCGATATGCATATTCATATGATGATGGTTGCCAAGTGAGCCGCCaagagcagcagcagcaaaaGCAGCAGGTGGAGAAGCAGCACATCGATGAAAAGGGAGCTGATTGGGAAAGGAAAAAGAAACGATGCGACAACCATCCACCATCGCCTCTCTACTCGTATACACAATAGATGGATGGACATACACGGcgagaagagaagaagaagaggtgAGTGCTCTCGGAGCCTAGGAGCGAAGCTTAGAACTGGGCGGAGTCATAACCGAGTTGATAGTCACGGAAGAAAGGAGACTCGCTGCGTGGTTGACGACGACGTATATGAGGGAGTCGGGAGGCGGGCGCCTATACCTCATTATTATATACAGCTAGCCATGAGGCTCTCACCGGAGAGCCGCGCTTCTCGACAACGGtgatggaagaagaagaagaagaaggcacGAAGAGGACATCGACGATGCGACAATAGCGATGTCATAGAAACCGAATTCGGTGGCTGCTACGAATTTTGCATGCAACCAGGTTTGTAGTAGTTCTACATGGATCATTTCATATACTAATTTTAATTGGCACTTATATCTATATCTCACTTTGGTATTCGGAAGAGGACAAGAAAAAGGTACGTCTCTTTTAGAAAAAGTGCACATAGAATAGTCACCCATTTGGTAGAtcaaataatatattttgaaaattaaaactaaccTGGATAagctcctggtggtccaggtGGTGGTGCTCCACTACCTCCCGGAGCTCCATGTTGCGACTTCTGATCTCCTTGTTGAGCCGCGGCAACTGCTGCTGCAGCTGCAGCGTTTCCACCGGCCGGTTCTCGTTTCCTTTGTCGTTTCATTTTATCCGCAAAAGCAACCTCATCCTCCGGATTTCTCCCGGTTTCTCGACATTCTAGCATTAGTAAATGCCGTTGATAGTGCTTTCTAAGCTGATATCCTGCGGCTGACGATTCAGCGAGATCAGGATTCGCTTCGGTGCACAAATTCTTCCAATATTTGTCTTTTGTAACTTGCTGAAACCCTCCTTTCGCTCTGACACCAATGTATAGTCGATGAAGATCGAtactttgttttgaaacttgtgGAACCTGTAATAAGTATATATTTCATTAAATTCTCATCccattctctttttctcattctCGTTACCATAGTAAGGGGCTCTCCGTTATGCTCGCAGAACTCTATCAGTCGCTCGAAAAATCCCCTTCTCTCCGCCATCACTTTCATCGGATTGTGAAGAGTTATCGGTCCGACAAGCTTCTCAAACAGCTCCGCCTTGCTCAGAACCTTTCCAGACACTTTTGGCGTATCGGGAGCAGCCACAGAAGCTGCTGACGCTGAAAACAGAGAGCATTTATATTTTGTTATCTATTCGTTGTTGATAAGCCGCGTTGGCGTCTTGCCAAAAACATCTTTTCGAGGTCAGAGAACGAGAGACATAGACGTCATGCGAAAAATAATATAGAGCAACGTGTTATTTACACATATATATTCTTTTTCTGATCGACTCTCAATAAATTGGCCTCACTAGTGAGTACAAGCCTCTTAACATTTCAATCCTAATGagatttttcgtagatcaaagcaACTTTGAGAAGTATacaacttttagttttttccgcaaaatgtTTCAATCTAATATCTAACATAAAAACTTACAACTAGGTGTTGCCTGTTGCGATGGTGGAGCTTGTGGAGGCATCGGTGACATAATTTGTTGTGgctgtggtggtggtggatgTTGTTGTGGTGGTGGCTGAGCAGGCATTTTTGTACCACTTGGCTTATCATCTAATGATTCTTCAGCAATTGAGGATGCCGAAGGAGACGGTATCGGCtgagaagatgaagaaggtGTAGCTGGATTTCCGTTCGGACCTTCTTTTGGTGGCACACTACGCGATGCTGCTTGTGCTTGTTGCTGAGCGGCCCATTCCGTTGGCGTTGGACCAGGTGGCATTCTGACCATATCTCCTGGAGCCATCATTGGTGGCCTCATCATTTGAGGAGGATATCCATATGGAGCACCAGGCGGCGGGTATCCATATGCAGGATGTGGATAACCAGGATGATGTCGTGGAGGCATTCCGTACGGAGGATATCCTGCTGGATAACCTGGTGGCATTTGATATTCTGCTCCTGGAGGTCTCCATTCCATTGGTGGCATACCGGGATGTTGCGGATGATGCTGTCCCGGTGGTGGTGCAAAACTGTTCGGAGGTACACTATGATGCTGTGGAGGGTGTTGCTGCGCTGGATGCTCATATGGTTGTTGAGGTGGAGGTAAATTTggttgttgttgctgctgttgAGGAGTAGGCATGGAAGCATCAGGAGCAGGGGGTACTTGATCATCTTTCTTtggtccaccaccaccatgTGCAACTTCAGCTACCGAAGCGGCGTATTTATCAGCATCTTCGCCctgtaaattgaaaagtatttagatatgttttatttaattctCTAATCATGATTCTTTTCGTGTACATCCAAAATCACATTCCTCATATTGTCACATTTTATCCGCTATTCAGTTCAGCAAACACATTTCGTTTCTCCTGTCAACATCCCATATCTCATTAGCAAGCTCCCTTATCACATTCCAATTAGAATATTATGCTAGAATGCTTCTCCACTAACCTAAAAAAATCGGTCGACTCGAATAATAGAGTATGTGTAGCAGTCATGAGATCGCAGATTATGAACATGCATGCACAGGACCGGATTAGTCTATATATTCTCCGCGTGGTGGGCTATTTTCCCTCAAAGATTTTCATCAGAAATATGCATTTAGACGGATTCGTCAAAGTGCACGAGCGCATAGAGGTGATTATAGTATTATGGAGAAAAGGGGCTCAGGATGGAGACGGAATAAGAATAACGTAGATTTCACCAAACCCGTGTGATATTCAAATGTATTAGGGATCAGAAAGTAGAATCTCGTGGAGTTTATATATCAGTGAGTAATGATAGGGTACACATTTATATCATACTATactcaacttttcaaatccCTAGGGAATTATATATATCTAGTGATAGTCTATAAATAATGACTCATCTTCTCTAATGTCACTTTATTCATTCTAAAGTCgccaatttccaaattttaaagctattttctGCATGCCTCTAACTCTAACCAATAAACAATCTCTCCTGCCATCCAAGTACAGCCGACCGGAGAGACTCGTCATCATCATCGGTCattacaaaaacaaacaaataaatgTGAGACGAGTCCGAGAGAGTGTGAGACGTAGCATATTAATCACTATTCAGTTTCCACGTGCCGTCTATTTCTCCAATCGGCATTTCCGTCTCTTATTTCATTCCATCGGAACGAGTGAGAGTGATGGGCTTGTTTATTTCATATGCCTCcttcttcaacttttcatcATCATGTGTATCTTGTAATCTTCGGTCACTCGTCACTTTCCCAGGCCTccccttttcatttttctcctcCAATCGTCGGAGAGAGGGGGAACGAGACTGGACACCGAATCGAAAGGGACTCCTCTCCGAGACAGAAACCAAAATGACGTCACGAATGTTTCGTTTCCGATGTGATCGTCGGTCTTTCACTATTTTCCGCTTCTGAGAGTGAGAGTGAAGAGAATTAGTTGGCAAAGTGAAATATGCTTATTGACAGATGTGCAACCTACTTCTACGTTCTATGCACTGAAAATAGTGCAACGACTAATACGGATATGAGTACAACGTCATCAGCGACGGCGTCCCGTGCTTCTCAAAACACAATCAAGACGTGTAGTGTCTCTTTGTATGTGTGCGTATGTGCTTGACGATGGGAAGCAAGCacataaaaaaggaaaaaaaaacgaaaaaaggagaaggcAAAGGAGAGGTCTCCTTTTTCAGTCTTTCCCGATTTTTCGTGCAATGCCTGTGTTTCTTTTCACTTCTCCACATTTTATTCGTAGGTTTGTAAGTTGAGCTGTCAAATTGGATGGCTGATTTTCCAATCTCACTATCTGAATCTGAATCCATTTGTAGATCTGGAAACTATGTCTGGTGGCAATAATCCTAGTGAAATTTTTCGTACTAAATATTATCTattatcagatttttcaaacttttttgaaatcatttttcccTATTCATCACTAACAAAGAAAACTTCAAAcgaaattcttagaatttttggaTGATTATGTAACCTATACATTGGTGGCATCTTCTagataatattcaaaaacattatatTAATGTTATAAATTGGTATTTAGAATCTAtggaaaaatgttcgaaaagtTGCTATTCAACAATTATCATTATTATTGCTTATTGAACATGATATAATATGTTCAAACCAttgtaattaaaaatgaaCTACACTATGTGATGATGGCTTCTGTCTCTAAACTCTCTATTCTTTTACATGTTATTTTCGTCCCTTCCGTCTTTTTTCGCGCCCCGTTCGTTCATTTTTACCCCCTACCCTCCCTCCAGTGTGTGTGTGTCCGTCCGTCATGCGGCTTGCGTCGCCTTCGTCTTTTTGAAAACCGAACGATAGGAGACACGGTGGAAATAGTTCTACAAGTTGAGAGTCCGCAGTGAAATTGCGCTGTGTGTGTGTATAGAATGTAGAGAAGAGAAAGAGCGACGACTGCGACCCCGCGTCCCGCCGTCCATTCTCTCCGCAAACCGAATCGCATAGAGTGTGCGTATCGCAGAGATTCCATACAGATCAGACGGCGAGATAGTACTAGAAAAGTGGAGACACCCGCTTCGCGAAGGCCATAGCCTGCTTAGACAACTAACCATAGAGCGTGCAAATCGGAGAGACACAGCGCTTCTTTGACAACTAAACGAAAGGGGGAGACAGATGGCCTAGTCACAAGCGAATCGAGACGGAGAGAAAAAGTATTCAAACGCAGCCCCTCACCAACAGCCCCAACAGCGACCTTCTCTTTCTACCCCCCTTTTTGCTTCCCTCGATCATCATCATCCCCGCCTCCCAATTTCATTCGAGTGGTTAGACAAGCGAGGAAATAGTAGGCGAAGATGAAGAGACATAGAGGAATGAGtgattttcggattttgttGCAGAAAAGAACACGAAGGAAGTGATGATGTCCTGGTTTTACCCTTTTCTGTTGCTGCTGCggttgttgttgctgttgctgCGACTCATCACCTCTCGACGGATTTTCTGCGGTGACTGCATTTGATGTagttggctgaaaattaaacaaaaaatgaaaatattctccaacaaataatttcagattaaaaaaaaagttaccttATCTTCATTTGTCTCCGTTCCAACTGCATTGTCGTCACCTGGCATGTTCTCTCTGTTTCAGTGTTCtccttcctgaaaaaaaaaaaaataatgaaaataaatctagcttccaaaaaacttacaatttccGTCGACACAACCATTAACTGAATTTATACCGTaaatttccacgaaaaattCCTTCGCCCTCGTTTTCCGTGCGCTGAACAAGTTCCAGAGACACAGCACGGCAGGGGATTGTTTtgtctgaaagaaaaaaaaatggttttagaTATTTAAAGTCAAGTTACACAAGAAAATATtgcagaaaatatttgtttcgtTTGGATAAatgataatttaaataaaaaactttcgaggataaaaacagtttttttctatCGTATTTTCACTAGAAGACGCACTGATTAATTCAGATAGGTCTCGAAGCGCGAACAAGTttatggtagttttttttgaattttttggctgCTTCACTGAAAAGTTTATGGTGACATTTTTAAAGTGTATTTTTCATAGGGAATAATTACCTTTTAGCGAATTAATTCGAAAGAAAAATGCAACGAAAACAAccacaaaagtttgaaatggctaccataaactttttcgcgcgccgagacccatcttAATAAATCCGTGCGTGCGCCTTAAAAAATGCATCTCAAAATTTATAGGAAAATTACTataattttaaacactttCAAAGCAGTTTGTATTGgtaaaatggagaaaaaataattttgtattttttacgcctcatatttgaaaataaaatgttaaaatttcagatatttctaTATTTGGATTATATTTAACTTCTAAAGGccgtcttttttttgaaaataaaatcaataattctgagaatttaagtgaaaattcaaaattggcgGTTCTGGGATCAAAATTGATGGAGCACTGTACTTCCTGAAATAGAGAACTCTTATCACCTACTATTCTCTATCACCCAATTGATGATCATAACCATGAACCTCTTATTATCAAACATAGTCATAATACGGCgcaacaaaaatacaaaagggGAGGctgaacaacaacaaaaaaacgagaacGACCCTGGTGATGAGTGATCACAAGACagtgaagagacgcagaggcggaagaaagaaaaatgaatatgaacTTGAAACAGACACACAATGCTTATGGTGTGGGAAAATGAAcggaaaggaaaaaaaaagaaatgatgaagaaagaaagaaaaactttttgtttatcACTCTGCGTTTCGTCTATGATTTTTTGGGTGGcactttttgatttgattttagaaattgaaagaGCTTAATAGAGTTGCTAGGAAACTACCGTATGACTTCCatattaataattatttattcatttttaggTATACCggatttgaatagtttttgaacattctatttttaaaaaagtaaagaaaatgttcgattgaaatataaaatgttatacagctttttttctaacttaaaattttttattttttcgaaatgaattttaaacttaattttaagGTACAGCGAATTTAGTATTcgaacatttatttcaaaaatttttttaacgttagatttttatataaatttttggtttctatacaaaatataatttttgactgaaCTTAAAATTCctctattcaatttttttacattcaacaaatttgttttattcgaATATTTCAGCGGGAAACtataattttaatgatttttcgaaaaataggaaacaagttatttgaaatgtgaaaagtGTATGGTATATAATTGTT containing:
- the F48C1.3 gene encoding uncharacterized protein (Partially confirmed by transcript evidence), with product MHLKIYRKITIILNTFKAVCIDISIFGLYLTSKGRLFFENKINNSENLSENSKLAVLGSKLMEHCTS